In Spodoptera frugiperda isolate SF20-4 chromosome 1, AGI-APGP_CSIRO_Sfru_2.0, whole genome shotgun sequence, the following are encoded in one genomic region:
- the LOC118273456 gene encoding EGF domain-specific O-linked N-acetylglucosamine transferase, protein MNMWLPLFSLYILISLNSITSIGIGDLNVPPEHVTYVFNSFPSVAEACLSDPQCPYKELVESNRCWGYEHNCKRDVSYPVRPICPGDHRGWVKTKEAQYDTFYTQADFGYVKEQIDDLMVMCEATYPDDTSLECSKYLRFCRGRNMMLNFTGLIGRGDNLRYKIDILGPGQIGGFCNFYSERLKKEADHMSALQSWAPELIHFVKTPQRPIPDGMCDIVIKKPTYIMKLDATVNMYHHFCDFFNLYASLHVNSTHPSTFSKDNHILVWETFTYESAFKETFKAFTDNPIWDLKKFRGKVVCFKNIVLPLLPRMIFGLFYNTPLIYGCERSGLFHAFSRHIIHSLNIKLQPRTNDKVRVTLLSRGTTYRSILNERAIIDALSKVEGYEVQRVVYDRTVPFLKQLEITHNSDVFIGMHGAGLTHLLFLPDWAAVFEVYNCEDPNCYLDLTRLRGLKYVTWEDKTKLVQQDEGHGPGGGSHAKFTNYSFDVREFLRLVKKCADHVRKQKAFNDLLALSGLRQTHEEL, encoded by the exons ATGAATATGTGGCTTCCTCTGTTTTCTCTCTATATTCTAATATCATTAAATAGTATTACTTCCATCGGAATCGGCGATTTAAATGTACCACCGGAACATGTAACATATGTTTTTAATAGTTTCCCTAGTGTTGCTGAAGCTTGTTTATCAGATCCACAATGTCCTTACAAAGAATTGGTAGAGTCTAACAGGTGTTGGGGCTATGAACATAATTGTAAAAGAGATGTTTCGTACCCTGTACGTCCTATTTGCCCTGGTGACCATCGAGGCTGGGTGAAGACGAAGGAGGCTCAGTATGATACTTTCTACACTCAAGCTGATTTTG GATATGTAAAAGAACAAATAGATGATTTAATGGTCATGTGTGAAGCAACATATCCTGATGACACATCATTGGAATGCTCAAAATATTTAAG ATTTTGCCGAGGCAGGAACATGATGTTAAATTTCACAGGCCTTATTGGTCGTGGCGACAACTTGAGATACAAGATTGATATTCTAGGTCCTGGGCAAATAG gTGGTTTCTGTAATTTTTATTCAGAGAGATTGAAGAAGGAGGCAGACCACATGAGTGCTTTACAGTCATGGGCTCCAGAACTCATACATTTTGTTAAGACACCACAGAGACCAATACCTGATGGGATGTGTGACATAGTAATAAAGAAACCcacatatattatgaaattgGATGCAA ctGTTAACATGTACCACCATTTCTGTGACTTCTTCAACTTGTATGCCTCACTACATGTGAACTCAACTCATCCTTCTACATTCTCAAAGGATAACCACATATTGGTGTGGGAAACATTTACATATGAATCAGCttttaaagaaacatttaagGCATTCACTGACAATCCTATTTGGGATCTAAAAAAGTTCAGAGGGAAAGTTGtgtgctttaaaaatattgtgttgccACTCTTACCTAGAATGATCTTTGGATTATTTTACAACACTCCTTTG ATATATGGTTGTGAAAGGAGTGGTTTGTTCCATGCATTCTCAAGACACATAATCCATTCATTGAATATAAAACTGCAGCCACGGACTAATGACAAAGTTAGAGTAACTCTCCTATCAAGAGGGACCACATATCGCTCCATACTCAATGAAAGAGCAATTATTGATGCTTTAAGTAAAGTGGAAGGCTATGAAGTACAACGTGTGGTGTATGACAGAACAGTGCCATTTCTGAAGCAGTTGGAAATTACTCATAACTCCGATGTATTTATTGGCATGCATGGAGCTGGACTAACGCATTTGCTCTTCTTGCCTGATTGGGCAGCTGTATTTGAAGT TTACAATTGTGAGGATCCTAACTGTTACTTGGACCTAACAAGGCTTCGAGGTTTAAAATATGTTACTTGGGAAGATAAAACTAAACTTGTCCAACAGGATGAG GGTCATGGTCCTGGCGGCGGTTCTCACGCTAAGTTCACGAACTATTCTTTCGACGTGCGTGAGTTTCTACGACTGGTAAAGAAATGCGCTGATCACGTGCGTAAACAAAAAGCCTTCAACGACCTCCTCGCGTTATCCGGACTACGACAAACGCACGAAGAGTTGTGA
- the LOC118273425 gene encoding transcription factor Dp-1 isoform X2, whose protein sequence is MAAYTNTFGAFSSYKIPGGCHRYYHVNTTAVQSAGHPQMVKVVQNSSNQSLAQLKIKPNPVKIIKLPASAEGINKTSVYRAVKLTGIKCASKFLQVDNLPNLQTIKVEPKDPEEENQVQPESLSELKYIQTVPDLSTIPAKSDNLVTSTSTVNSLSPAMSHASRRRHDSDNDPPAEYTTKRRKHADKVGKGLRHFSMKVCEKVRNKGFTSYNEVADELVLEFAAGMHGSADSQQYDQKNIRRRVYDALNVLMAMNIISKEKKEIRWLGLPTNSVQECTALEKEKQSKLEQIQKKTQQLQELILQHISFKSLIERNKEAESKGVKPSPSSAIHLPFIVVNTSDKALIDCSISNDKTEYMFNFNKRFQIHDDIDILKRMGLLFGLDKGECSEEDIEKAKSMVPKSLKTYVEQMGRGVITKLSTMLEEGDLEDEGGEEDDAIEGEAEADEEQEEAEGNEYSDDSSDVDV, encoded by the exons ATGGCAGCATATACAAATACGTTTGGCGCCTTTTCCAGTTACAAAATTCCCGGCGGATGCCACCGCTACTACCACGTGAACACAACAGCAGTCCAATCAGCTG ggcATCCTCAGATGGTAAAAGTTGTTCAAAATTCAAGTAATCAGTCACTTGctcaacttaaaattaaacctaatcctgtcaaaattataaaactgcCAGCATCAGCTGAGGGAATCAATAAG ACATCAGTGTACCGGGCAGTAAAGTTGACTGGAATCAAATGTGCATCAA agtTTTTACAAGTTGACAATTTACCAAACTTACAAACAATTAAGGTTGAACCTAAGGACCCTGAAGAAGAAAATCAG GTACAACCAGAGTCATTGTCAGAACTGAAATATATACAGACTGTGCCAGACCTAAGTACTATACCAGCTAAATCTGATAATTTAGTAACCAGCACAAGTACAGTGAATAGTTTGTCTCCAGCCATGTCTCACGCTTCAAGAAGGAGACATGATTCTGATAATGATCCTCCAGCAGAGTA CACCACAAAGAGACGTAAGCATGCAGACAAAGTTGGCAAGGGATTAAGGCATTTTTCAATGAAAGTTTGTGAAAAAGTCAGAAATAAAGGCTTCACTTCATATAATGAAGTTGCAGATGAATTAGTGCTCGAATTTGCAGCAGGAATGCATGGTTCAGCAGATAGCCAA CAATATGATCAAAAGAATATACGTAGAAGAGTATATGATGcattaaatgttttaatggcaatgaatataatatctaaagaaaagaaagaaatcaGATGGCTTGGACTACCCACAAATAGTGTACAGGAATGTACTGCACTGGAGAAAGAAAAACAGTCTAAATTAGAGCAAATACAAAAGAAGACACAACAATTACAAGAACTAATATTACAG CATATTTCATTTAAGAGTTTAATAGAGAGGAATAAAGAAGCTGAGAGCAAAGGAGTGAAGCCATCTCCATCATCAGCTATCCATTTACCATTCATTGTTGTGAATACTAGTGATAAGGCTTTAATTGACTGCAGTATTTCTAATGATAA GACAGAATACATGTTCAACTTCAACAAAAGGTTCCAAATACATGATGacattgatattttaaaaagaatggGTCTGCTATTTG GTTTAGACAAAGGTGAATGTTCAGAAGAGGACATAGAAAAGGCAAAGAGTATGGTTCCTAAATCTCTAAAGACATATGTGGAAC AAATGGGCAGAGGAGTAATAACGAAATTGTCGACAATGCTGGAGGAAGGTGACCTTGAAGATGAAGGTGGCGAGGAGGACGACGCTATTGAGGGAGAGGCAGAAGCAGACGAGGAACAAGAAGAAGCGGAGGGTAACGAGTACAGCGACGACAGTAGCGATGTCGACGTGTAG
- the LOC118273425 gene encoding transcription factor Dp-1 isoform X3, with product MSQTNSTVNFLIHDANGHPQMVKVVQNSSNQSLAQLKIKPNPVKIIKLPASAEGINKTSVYRAVKLTGIKCASKFLQVDNLPNLQTIKVEPKDPEEENQVQPESLSELKYIQTVPDLSTIPAKSDNLVTSTSTVNSLSPAMSHASRRRHDSDNDPPAEYTTKRRKHADKVGKGLRHFSMKVCEKVRNKGFTSYNEVADELVLEFAAGMHGSADSQQYDQKNIRRRVYDALNVLMAMNIISKEKKEIRWLGLPTNSVQECTALEKEKQSKLEQIQKKTQQLQELILQHISFKSLIERNKEAESKGVKPSPSSAIHLPFIVVNTSDKALIDCSISNDKTEYMFNFNKRFQIHDDIDILKRMGLLFGLDKGECSEEDIEKAKSMVPKSLKTYVEQMGRGVITKLSTMLEEGDLEDEGGEEDDAIEGEAEADEEQEEAEGNEYSDDSSDVDV from the exons ATGTCTCAGACGAATAGTACTGTAAATTTTCTTATACATGACGCTAATG ggcATCCTCAGATGGTAAAAGTTGTTCAAAATTCAAGTAATCAGTCACTTGctcaacttaaaattaaacctaatcctgtcaaaattataaaactgcCAGCATCAGCTGAGGGAATCAATAAG ACATCAGTGTACCGGGCAGTAAAGTTGACTGGAATCAAATGTGCATCAA agtTTTTACAAGTTGACAATTTACCAAACTTACAAACAATTAAGGTTGAACCTAAGGACCCTGAAGAAGAAAATCAG GTACAACCAGAGTCATTGTCAGAACTGAAATATATACAGACTGTGCCAGACCTAAGTACTATACCAGCTAAATCTGATAATTTAGTAACCAGCACAAGTACAGTGAATAGTTTGTCTCCAGCCATGTCTCACGCTTCAAGAAGGAGACATGATTCTGATAATGATCCTCCAGCAGAGTA CACCACAAAGAGACGTAAGCATGCAGACAAAGTTGGCAAGGGATTAAGGCATTTTTCAATGAAAGTTTGTGAAAAAGTCAGAAATAAAGGCTTCACTTCATATAATGAAGTTGCAGATGAATTAGTGCTCGAATTTGCAGCAGGAATGCATGGTTCAGCAGATAGCCAA CAATATGATCAAAAGAATATACGTAGAAGAGTATATGATGcattaaatgttttaatggcaatgaatataatatctaaagaaaagaaagaaatcaGATGGCTTGGACTACCCACAAATAGTGTACAGGAATGTACTGCACTGGAGAAAGAAAAACAGTCTAAATTAGAGCAAATACAAAAGAAGACACAACAATTACAAGAACTAATATTACAG CATATTTCATTTAAGAGTTTAATAGAGAGGAATAAAGAAGCTGAGAGCAAAGGAGTGAAGCCATCTCCATCATCAGCTATCCATTTACCATTCATTGTTGTGAATACTAGTGATAAGGCTTTAATTGACTGCAGTATTTCTAATGATAA GACAGAATACATGTTCAACTTCAACAAAAGGTTCCAAATACATGATGacattgatattttaaaaagaatggGTCTGCTATTTG GTTTAGACAAAGGTGAATGTTCAGAAGAGGACATAGAAAAGGCAAAGAGTATGGTTCCTAAATCTCTAAAGACATATGTGGAAC AAATGGGCAGAGGAGTAATAACGAAATTGTCGACAATGCTGGAGGAAGGTGACCTTGAAGATGAAGGTGGCGAGGAGGACGACGCTATTGAGGGAGAGGCAGAAGCAGACGAGGAACAAGAAGAAGCGGAGGGTAACGAGTACAGCGACGACAGTAGCGATGTCGACGTGTAG
- the LOC118273425 gene encoding transcription factor Dp-1 isoform X1: MFRSLLITFHGHAILKIYSVSQVETTRSVGQFPFVRHPQMVKVVQNSSNQSLAQLKIKPNPVKIIKLPASAEGINKTSVYRAVKLTGIKCASKFLQVDNLPNLQTIKVEPKDPEEENQVQPESLSELKYIQTVPDLSTIPAKSDNLVTSTSTVNSLSPAMSHASRRRHDSDNDPPAEYTTKRRKHADKVGKGLRHFSMKVCEKVRNKGFTSYNEVADELVLEFAAGMHGSADSQQYDQKNIRRRVYDALNVLMAMNIISKEKKEIRWLGLPTNSVQECTALEKEKQSKLEQIQKKTQQLQELILQHISFKSLIERNKEAESKGVKPSPSSAIHLPFIVVNTSDKALIDCSISNDKTEYMFNFNKRFQIHDDIDILKRMGLLFGLDKGECSEEDIEKAKSMVPKSLKTYVEQMGRGVITKLSTMLEEGDLEDEGGEEDDAIEGEAEADEEQEEAEGNEYSDDSSDVDV; the protein is encoded by the exons ATGTTTAGAAGTCTGCTAATAACTTTCCATGGTCATgcaattttaaaaatttacagTGTTTCCCAAGTAGAAACGACGCGCTCGGTTGGACAGTTTCCTTTTGTCA ggcATCCTCAGATGGTAAAAGTTGTTCAAAATTCAAGTAATCAGTCACTTGctcaacttaaaattaaacctaatcctgtcaaaattataaaactgcCAGCATCAGCTGAGGGAATCAATAAG ACATCAGTGTACCGGGCAGTAAAGTTGACTGGAATCAAATGTGCATCAA agtTTTTACAAGTTGACAATTTACCAAACTTACAAACAATTAAGGTTGAACCTAAGGACCCTGAAGAAGAAAATCAG GTACAACCAGAGTCATTGTCAGAACTGAAATATATACAGACTGTGCCAGACCTAAGTACTATACCAGCTAAATCTGATAATTTAGTAACCAGCACAAGTACAGTGAATAGTTTGTCTCCAGCCATGTCTCACGCTTCAAGAAGGAGACATGATTCTGATAATGATCCTCCAGCAGAGTA CACCACAAAGAGACGTAAGCATGCAGACAAAGTTGGCAAGGGATTAAGGCATTTTTCAATGAAAGTTTGTGAAAAAGTCAGAAATAAAGGCTTCACTTCATATAATGAAGTTGCAGATGAATTAGTGCTCGAATTTGCAGCAGGAATGCATGGTTCAGCAGATAGCCAA CAATATGATCAAAAGAATATACGTAGAAGAGTATATGATGcattaaatgttttaatggcaatgaatataatatctaaagaaaagaaagaaatcaGATGGCTTGGACTACCCACAAATAGTGTACAGGAATGTACTGCACTGGAGAAAGAAAAACAGTCTAAATTAGAGCAAATACAAAAGAAGACACAACAATTACAAGAACTAATATTACAG CATATTTCATTTAAGAGTTTAATAGAGAGGAATAAAGAAGCTGAGAGCAAAGGAGTGAAGCCATCTCCATCATCAGCTATCCATTTACCATTCATTGTTGTGAATACTAGTGATAAGGCTTTAATTGACTGCAGTATTTCTAATGATAA GACAGAATACATGTTCAACTTCAACAAAAGGTTCCAAATACATGATGacattgatattttaaaaagaatggGTCTGCTATTTG GTTTAGACAAAGGTGAATGTTCAGAAGAGGACATAGAAAAGGCAAAGAGTATGGTTCCTAAATCTCTAAAGACATATGTGGAAC AAATGGGCAGAGGAGTAATAACGAAATTGTCGACAATGCTGGAGGAAGGTGACCTTGAAGATGAAGGTGGCGAGGAGGACGACGCTATTGAGGGAGAGGCAGAAGCAGACGAGGAACAAGAAGAAGCGGAGGGTAACGAGTACAGCGACGACAGTAGCGATGTCGACGTGTAG
- the LOC118273425 gene encoding transcription factor Dp-1 isoform X4, whose protein sequence is MVKVVQNSSNQSLAQLKIKPNPVKIIKLPASAEGINKTSVYRAVKLTGIKCASKFLQVDNLPNLQTIKVEPKDPEEENQVQPESLSELKYIQTVPDLSTIPAKSDNLVTSTSTVNSLSPAMSHASRRRHDSDNDPPAEYTTKRRKHADKVGKGLRHFSMKVCEKVRNKGFTSYNEVADELVLEFAAGMHGSADSQQYDQKNIRRRVYDALNVLMAMNIISKEKKEIRWLGLPTNSVQECTALEKEKQSKLEQIQKKTQQLQELILQHISFKSLIERNKEAESKGVKPSPSSAIHLPFIVVNTSDKALIDCSISNDKTEYMFNFNKRFQIHDDIDILKRMGLLFGLDKGECSEEDIEKAKSMVPKSLKTYVEQMGRGVITKLSTMLEEGDLEDEGGEEDDAIEGEAEADEEQEEAEGNEYSDDSSDVDV, encoded by the exons ATGGTAAAAGTTGTTCAAAATTCAAGTAATCAGTCACTTGctcaacttaaaattaaacctaatcctgtcaaaattataaaactgcCAGCATCAGCTGAGGGAATCAATAAG ACATCAGTGTACCGGGCAGTAAAGTTGACTGGAATCAAATGTGCATCAA agtTTTTACAAGTTGACAATTTACCAAACTTACAAACAATTAAGGTTGAACCTAAGGACCCTGAAGAAGAAAATCAG GTACAACCAGAGTCATTGTCAGAACTGAAATATATACAGACTGTGCCAGACCTAAGTACTATACCAGCTAAATCTGATAATTTAGTAACCAGCACAAGTACAGTGAATAGTTTGTCTCCAGCCATGTCTCACGCTTCAAGAAGGAGACATGATTCTGATAATGATCCTCCAGCAGAGTA CACCACAAAGAGACGTAAGCATGCAGACAAAGTTGGCAAGGGATTAAGGCATTTTTCAATGAAAGTTTGTGAAAAAGTCAGAAATAAAGGCTTCACTTCATATAATGAAGTTGCAGATGAATTAGTGCTCGAATTTGCAGCAGGAATGCATGGTTCAGCAGATAGCCAA CAATATGATCAAAAGAATATACGTAGAAGAGTATATGATGcattaaatgttttaatggcaatgaatataatatctaaagaaaagaaagaaatcaGATGGCTTGGACTACCCACAAATAGTGTACAGGAATGTACTGCACTGGAGAAAGAAAAACAGTCTAAATTAGAGCAAATACAAAAGAAGACACAACAATTACAAGAACTAATATTACAG CATATTTCATTTAAGAGTTTAATAGAGAGGAATAAAGAAGCTGAGAGCAAAGGAGTGAAGCCATCTCCATCATCAGCTATCCATTTACCATTCATTGTTGTGAATACTAGTGATAAGGCTTTAATTGACTGCAGTATTTCTAATGATAA GACAGAATACATGTTCAACTTCAACAAAAGGTTCCAAATACATGATGacattgatattttaaaaagaatggGTCTGCTATTTG GTTTAGACAAAGGTGAATGTTCAGAAGAGGACATAGAAAAGGCAAAGAGTATGGTTCCTAAATCTCTAAAGACATATGTGGAAC AAATGGGCAGAGGAGTAATAACGAAATTGTCGACAATGCTGGAGGAAGGTGACCTTGAAGATGAAGGTGGCGAGGAGGACGACGCTATTGAGGGAGAGGCAGAAGCAGACGAGGAACAAGAAGAAGCGGAGGGTAACGAGTACAGCGACGACAGTAGCGATGTCGACGTGTAG
- the LOC118273427 gene encoding COP9 signalosome complex subunit 9, with product MKPTVAADEMFPEGVGPYMDLEEAGGPSNLLMDLAANEKAVHSDFFNDFEDLFDDDDLK from the exons ATGAAACCGACGGTAGCGGCAGATGAAATGTTTCCTGAAGGCGTTGGACCATACATGGATTTAGAAGAA GCTGGTGGCCCTTCAAATCTACTTATGGACCTGGCAGCAAACGAAAAGGCAGTTCATTCAGATTTTTTCAATG ATTTTGAAGACttatttgatgatgatgatttgaaGTGA
- the LOC118273565 gene encoding tRNA-dihydrouridine(20) synthase [NAD(P)+]-like: protein MPSYENKIILAPMVRIGTLPMRLLALRYGADLVYTEELIDWKFLRSKRRYNDILNTVDYVDQTDGTIVFRTCNEEKERVILQLGTCNAERALKVAKLVEKDVAAIDINMGCPKEFSIKGGMGVALLAQPEKACNILKTLVDNLSIPVTCKIRILQTPEETLEVVEKLVSSGIKAIGIHGRTRDERPQHAVHTDVIKYVAERISVPVIANGGSKEIEKHADIYKFKEMTGCSSVMIARAAEWNCSIFRKEGLLPMDTVIEEYLKLAVEYDNSPSNTKYCVQNILRDLQDTPRGRQFLDCQTLEQICSIWGLGEFCRETQSNYQKRGIQGRWQVTPDDLEPPQKKMKALDTDLTDVIQMKVSFIRANFNDQTLPKFKLHSWAGKNGLKLPVYETHQVEKLFRTIITFNGKKYTSTFWEKNKKFSEQGAALVCIFHLGLVTEEDLIKLGSIIK from the exons atgccatcttacgaaaataaaataatattggcgCCAATGGTCCGCATCGGGACATTACCCATGCGACTTTTGGCTCTTCGATATGGTGCAGACTTAGTTTATACCGAAGAACTAATCGATTGGAAATTCTTAAGATCAAAACGTAGATATAACG ATATTTTAAATACCGTTGACTATGTTGATCAAACAGACGGTACAATAGTTTTTAGGACTTGTAATGAAGAAAAAGAACGAGTAATACTACAGCTGGGAACATGTAATGCAGAAAGAGCTTTAAAAGTTGCAAAATTAGT AGAAAAAGATGTAGCAGCTATAGATATAAATATGGGATGCCCAAAGGAATTTTCTATCAAAGGTGGCATGGGTGTTGCTTTACTGGCCCAGCCAGAAAAAGCATGTAACATATTGAAAACATTAGTAGATAATTTATCTATACCAGTTACATGTAAAATAAGGATACTGCAAACACCAGAAGAAACATTGGAGGTTGTAGAGAAACTGGTGAGTTCAGGAATCAAAGCAATTGGAATACATGGCAGGACAAGGGATGAACGTCCACAACATGCAGTTCACACAGATGTAATAAAGTATGTTGCGGAAAGAATTTCCGTACCAGTTATAGCAAA TGGAGGTTCTAAAGAAATTGAAAAGCATGCtgatatttataaattcaaagaAATGACTGGATGTTCCAGTGTTATGATTGCAAGAGCTGCAGAATGGAATTGTTCCATTTTTAGGAAAGAAGGATTACTCCCAATGGATACTGTCATTGAGGAGTATCTGAAACTTGCTGTGGAGTATGATAATTCACCATCTAACACAAAGTActgtgtacaaaatattttaagggATTTGCAAGATACACCTAGAGGCAGACAGTTTCTAGATTGTCAAACACTAGAACAAATATG cTCCATATGGGGTCTAGGTGAGTTTTGTAGAGAAACACAGTCCAATTACCAGAAGAGAGGAATACAAGGAAGGTGGCAAGTCACGCCAGATGATTTGGAGCCTCCTCAAAAGAAAATGAAAGCACTTGATACTGATCTAACAGATGTCATTCAAATGAAA GTAAGTTTTATTCGAGCCAATTTTAATGACCAAACTTTACCCAAATTCAAACTCCATTCATGGGCTGGCAAAAATGGGCTTAAATTGCCTGTTTATGAAACACATCAAGTGGAAAAGTTATTCCGTACAATAATTACCTTCAATGGCAAAAAATACACTTCAACATTTTGGGAGAAAAACAAGAAATTTTCTGAGCAAGGTGCAGCCTTAGTCTGCATATTTCATTTGGGATTAGTAACAGAAgaagatttaattaaacttggcagtataataaaataa